Proteins co-encoded in one Stenotrophomonas maltophilia genomic window:
- the ybeY gene encoding rRNA maturation RNase YbeY codes for MTRGPVRLDVAVSYALPRAGLPSAVSFRKWVAAALKGRIREADLAIRVVDAKEGQSLNRHYRGKDYATNVLSFPAEVPEGLPKGVKFPLLGDLVICAPVVAREADEQGKALNAHYAHLTVHGVLHLLGWDHEDDKEAEAMEQLEREILAELGIADPYAGER; via the coding sequence ATGACTCGTGGTCCTGTGCGACTGGATGTCGCCGTCAGTTACGCCCTGCCCCGTGCCGGCCTGCCGTCGGCGGTAAGTTTCCGCAAGTGGGTGGCGGCCGCGCTGAAGGGCCGCATCCGCGAGGCCGACCTGGCCATCCGCGTGGTCGATGCCAAGGAAGGACAGTCGCTGAACCGCCACTACCGCGGCAAGGACTACGCCACCAACGTGCTCAGCTTCCCGGCCGAAGTGCCCGAAGGCCTGCCCAAGGGCGTGAAATTCCCGCTGCTGGGCGACCTGGTGATCTGCGCGCCGGTGGTGGCCCGCGAGGCCGACGAGCAGGGCAAGGCGCTCAATGCCCACTACGCGCACCTGACCGTGCACGGCGTGCTGCACCTGCTGGGCTGGGACCACGAGGACGACAAGGAAGCCGAAGCGATGGAACAGCTGGAGCGCGAGATCCTGGCCGAGCTCGGCATCGCCGACCCCTACGCTGGCGAGCGCTGA
- a CDS encoding HlyC/CorC family transporter gives MSEDDSSSSAQEPSEKKRGWLERLTSAFSGEPHTRDELVAVLHTAQEEGLIAADTLKMMEGAISVAELTVGDVMISRSQMVSLPVEAPFLELMKQVVESGHSRFPVHGENKDDILGILLAKDLLRGVVADNGPANVRELLRPAVLIPEAKKLNVLLKEFRLSRNHMAIVVDEYGGVAGLVTIEDVLEQIVGEIDDEHDEAEDPSAQIAIQSDGQYVVDALTPIGDFNERFGASFSDEDYDTIGGLVTEAVGHLPEVGDELALDRFMFRVARADARRVQAFHVTVLPPDAQDDA, from the coding sequence ATGTCAGAAGACGACAGTAGTAGCTCCGCACAGGAGCCCAGTGAAAAGAAGCGCGGCTGGCTTGAACGCCTGACCTCGGCCTTCTCCGGCGAACCCCATACCCGCGACGAGCTGGTCGCTGTCCTGCACACCGCGCAGGAAGAGGGTCTGATCGCCGCCGATACCCTGAAGATGATGGAAGGCGCCATTTCGGTGGCCGAGCTGACCGTGGGCGACGTGATGATCTCGCGCTCGCAGATGGTCTCGCTGCCGGTCGAGGCGCCCTTCCTGGAACTGATGAAGCAGGTGGTCGAATCCGGCCATTCGCGCTTCCCGGTGCACGGCGAGAACAAGGACGACATCCTTGGCATCCTGCTGGCCAAGGACCTGCTGCGCGGCGTAGTGGCCGACAACGGGCCAGCCAACGTGCGTGAGCTGCTGCGCCCGGCGGTGCTGATTCCCGAAGCCAAGAAGCTCAACGTGCTGCTGAAGGAATTCCGCCTGTCGCGCAACCACATGGCCATCGTGGTCGACGAGTACGGCGGTGTTGCCGGCCTGGTCACCATCGAGGACGTGCTGGAGCAGATCGTCGGCGAGATCGACGACGAGCATGACGAGGCCGAGGATCCGTCGGCGCAGATCGCCATCCAGTCCGACGGCCAGTACGTGGTCGATGCGCTGACCCCGATCGGCGACTTCAACGAACGCTTCGGGGCCAGCTTCTCCGATGAGGACTACGACACCATCGGCGGCCTGGTCACCGAGGCCGTGGGCCATCTGCCGGAAGTCGGCGACGAGCTGGCACTGGACCGCTTCATGTTCCGCGTCGCCCGCGCCGATGCGCGCCGGGTGCAGGCCTTCCACGTGACCGTGCTGCCGCCGGACGCGCAGGACGACGCTTGA
- a CDS encoding DUF4105 domain-containing protein, whose translation MKRRGLIVTLWLALCVLAMALPLAAFAQPAAAPSGAAAPAGTEAPAPRIGVVTMQPGTVFFERFGHDAIVVLDPVSGQATSYNFGYFDPSEDDFIGRFVRGEMMYYLVALPLQQDLSYYDETGRGASVQWLDLRPDQARAMAADLAERAKPENARYHYDYYTANCATMVRDTLDKALGGGLKSQLAGRSRGNTYRSESVRLASPAPWMWLGFDLGLGPFADQPLSRWQEAFVPMRLADALRQARNSDGRPLVQSEQELLPHRIDPEPKETARRWWPWLLLGLAVAAGVLALRRRPRLLAGLALPFWLLCALFGGVLVFLWGFSIHYAAWANRNLLLLSPLAVLLLPGAIALLRRRVPGRMFRIVLWLLAVQAVAALVLHWLSLQAQYNVQWIVLLLPIHVALAWVLGRHPHLSETRH comes from the coding sequence TTGAAGCGCCGCGGTCTGATCGTGACCCTCTGGCTGGCACTGTGCGTGCTGGCCATGGCCCTGCCGCTGGCCGCTTTCGCGCAGCCGGCGGCGGCCCCGTCTGGCGCTGCGGCGCCTGCCGGCACTGAGGCGCCCGCCCCGCGCATCGGCGTGGTGACCATGCAGCCGGGCACGGTGTTCTTCGAACGCTTCGGCCACGACGCCATCGTCGTGCTCGATCCGGTCAGTGGTCAGGCGACTTCGTACAACTTCGGCTACTTCGATCCGTCCGAGGACGATTTCATCGGCCGCTTCGTGCGCGGCGAGATGATGTATTACCTGGTCGCGCTGCCGTTGCAGCAGGACCTGTCGTACTACGACGAGACCGGCCGAGGCGCCAGCGTGCAGTGGCTGGACCTGCGCCCGGACCAGGCGCGGGCGATGGCCGCCGATCTGGCCGAGCGCGCGAAGCCGGAAAACGCGCGCTACCACTACGACTACTACACCGCCAACTGCGCCACGATGGTGCGCGACACCCTGGACAAGGCGCTGGGTGGCGGCCTGAAGTCGCAGCTGGCCGGGCGTTCGCGCGGCAACACCTACCGCAGCGAGTCGGTGCGCCTGGCCTCGCCGGCACCGTGGATGTGGCTGGGCTTCGACCTTGGTCTGGGGCCGTTCGCCGACCAGCCGCTGTCGCGCTGGCAGGAAGCGTTCGTACCGATGCGCCTGGCCGATGCACTGCGCCAGGCGCGCAACAGTGATGGCCGGCCGTTGGTGCAGTCCGAGCAGGAACTGCTGCCGCACCGCATCGATCCGGAACCGAAGGAGACTGCGCGCCGCTGGTGGCCCTGGCTGCTGCTGGGCCTGGCCGTCGCCGCCGGTGTGCTGGCGCTGCGGCGGCGTCCACGCCTGCTGGCGGGGCTGGCGCTGCCGTTCTGGCTGTTGTGTGCCCTGTTCGGCGGCGTGCTGGTGTTCCTGTGGGGCTTCAGCATCCACTACGCGGCCTGGGCCAACCGCAACCTGCTGCTGCTTTCGCCGCTGGCGGTGCTGCTGCTGCCGGGCGCCATCGCCCTGCTGCGCCGGCGCGTGCCGGGGCGCATGTTCAGGATCGTGCTGTGGCTGCTGGCGGTGCAGGCCGTGGCCGCGCTGGTGCTGCACTGGCTGAGCCTGCAGGCACAGTACAACGTGCAGTGGATCGTGCTGCTGCTGCCGATCCACGTGGCGTTAGCCTGGGTGCTGGGGCGCCATCCTCACTTGTCCGAAACACGCCACTGA
- a CDS encoding magnesium and cobalt transport protein CorA, which yields MAGMSLPATASAPASANPTCVINCVHYDDEGRRHDISLDAISDVIASGNGFVWVGLYDPNDDVLLKLQEEFCLHDLAIEDARNAHQRPKVETYGNSLFVVVTTAQMVDERIQYGETHAFLGPRFLVTVRHGASLSYAPVRARVEREPQLLKMGPSYCLYAVTDFVVDNYLPIVHRFRDTLDLLEKDIFADNYKRSTVVRLYELKRELNKMRMAVAPLQDVLAQIRRYQGDLIPDEVKLYVRDVHDHAVRISDVIDTLREMLGTALSVNLSLVTLAQGETVKRLGAWAALLAAPTLITSWYGMNFSHMPELSQPWAYPLMIVGVGGVCVGLYRLFKRARWL from the coding sequence ATGGCGGGCATGTCATTGCCCGCCACTGCTTCGGCCCCCGCTTCGGCCAACCCAACCTGCGTCATCAACTGCGTCCACTACGATGACGAAGGCAGACGCCACGACATCAGCCTGGATGCCATCAGCGATGTCATCGCCAGTGGCAACGGCTTCGTCTGGGTCGGCCTGTACGACCCCAACGACGATGTACTGCTGAAACTGCAGGAGGAATTCTGCCTGCACGACCTGGCCATCGAGGATGCGCGCAACGCGCACCAGCGGCCCAAGGTCGAGACCTATGGCAACTCGCTGTTCGTGGTGGTGACCACGGCGCAGATGGTCGACGAACGCATCCAGTACGGTGAAACCCACGCCTTCCTCGGCCCGCGTTTCCTGGTGACGGTGCGCCATGGTGCCTCGCTGTCCTACGCGCCGGTGCGCGCGCGCGTCGAGCGCGAACCACAACTGTTGAAGATGGGCCCGTCGTACTGCCTGTACGCGGTCACCGACTTCGTCGTCGACAACTACCTGCCGATCGTGCACCGCTTCCGCGACACCCTGGACCTGCTGGAAAAGGACATCTTCGCTGACAACTACAAGCGCAGCACGGTGGTGCGGCTGTATGAACTCAAGCGCGAACTGAACAAGATGCGCATGGCGGTGGCGCCCCTTCAGGACGTGCTGGCGCAGATCCGGCGTTACCAGGGCGATCTGATTCCGGACGAGGTGAAGCTGTACGTGCGCGATGTGCACGACCATGCGGTGCGCATCAGCGACGTGATCGATACCCTGCGCGAGATGCTGGGCACGGCATTGAGCGTGAACCTGTCGCTGGTGACGCTGGCACAGGGCGAGACGGTGAAGCGGCTGGGTGCGTGGGCCGCACTGCTGGCCGCGCCGACGCTGATCACCAGCTGGTATGGCATGAACTTCAGCCATATGCCGGAGCTGAGCCAACCCTGGGCTTACCCGCTGATGATCGTCGGCGTGGGCGGCGTCTGTGTGGGCCTGTACCGGCTGTTCAAGCGCGCCAGGTGGTTGTGA
- a CDS encoding NAD-dependent succinate-semialdehyde dehydrogenase, which translates to MTVEIVDPASGQVTYRHELMDAADIEQRLQAAADAFPDWAARSLQERGVILRQIAEQLRTRRHDLQQAMTHEMGKLKAEALAEVDKCAAACEFYADHAADYLKPQLIDTEAQRSYVRYEPIGCVFAVMPWNFPVWQVFRFLAPAFMAGNVALLKHASNVPQCADLILAVCRDGGLPDGVFDVLHIDNDQAADVLRDARVKAVTLTGSERAGRSIASNAGSQLKKSVMELGGSDAFVVLDDADLDKTVAAAVKSRFDNSGQTCIAAKRFIVVEAVAEEFTRRFVEAAGERQYGDPDVRGTTLAPMARADLREELHKQVQASVAKGARVLIGGEPIAGTHAGYPATVLDQVGPGMPAYDEELFGPVAAIIRVKDEAEALRVANDTRFGLGGSVWTGDPVRGERFAQGMECGAAFVNAIVKSDARLPFGGSKQSGFGRELAEHGIHEFMNIKTIYVA; encoded by the coding sequence ATGACCGTCGAGATCGTCGACCCGGCCAGTGGCCAGGTGACCTACCGCCATGAATTGATGGACGCTGCCGACATCGAGCAGCGCCTGCAGGCCGCCGCCGATGCCTTCCCCGACTGGGCCGCGCGCTCGTTGCAGGAACGCGGCGTGATCCTGCGCCAGATCGCCGAACAGCTGCGCACGCGCCGCCACGACCTGCAGCAGGCGATGACCCACGAGATGGGCAAGCTCAAGGCCGAGGCGCTGGCCGAAGTGGACAAATGCGCGGCGGCCTGCGAGTTCTACGCCGACCACGCGGCCGACTACCTGAAGCCGCAGCTGATCGACACCGAGGCGCAGCGCAGCTACGTGCGCTACGAGCCGATCGGCTGCGTGTTCGCGGTGATGCCCTGGAATTTTCCGGTCTGGCAGGTGTTCCGCTTCCTCGCCCCGGCGTTCATGGCCGGCAACGTGGCCCTGCTCAAGCACGCCAGCAATGTGCCGCAGTGTGCCGACCTGATCCTGGCCGTGTGCCGTGACGGTGGCCTGCCCGACGGTGTGTTCGATGTGCTGCACATCGACAACGACCAGGCCGCCGACGTGCTGCGCGATGCACGGGTGAAGGCGGTGACGCTGACCGGCAGCGAGCGGGCAGGGCGCTCGATTGCCTCCAATGCCGGCAGCCAGTTGAAGAAATCGGTAATGGAGCTCGGCGGCAGCGATGCCTTCGTGGTGCTCGACGATGCCGACCTCGACAAGACCGTCGCCGCTGCGGTGAAGTCACGTTTCGACAACAGCGGGCAGACCTGCATCGCGGCCAAGCGCTTCATCGTGGTCGAGGCGGTGGCTGAAGAGTTCACCCGCCGCTTTGTCGAGGCGGCGGGCGAGCGCCAGTACGGCGATCCCGATGTGCGCGGCACCACGCTGGCACCGATGGCCCGGGCCGATCTGCGCGAGGAACTGCACAAGCAGGTGCAGGCCAGCGTGGCCAAGGGCGCGCGCGTGCTGATCGGCGGTGAACCGATCGCCGGCACCCATGCCGGCTATCCGGCCACGGTGCTCGATCAGGTCGGCCCAGGCATGCCGGCCTACGACGAGGAACTGTTCGGGCCGGTGGCGGCGATCATCCGGGTCAAGGACGAAGCCGAGGCCCTGCGCGTGGCCAATGACACCCGCTTCGGCCTGGGCGGCAGCGTGTGGACCGGCGACCCGGTGCGTGGCGAACGCTTCGCCCAGGGCATGGAGTGCGGCGCGGCCTTCGTCAATGCCATCGTCAAGAGTGACGCGCGTCTGCCGTTCGGCGGCAGCAAGCAGTCCGGCTTCGGCCGCGAACTGGCCGAGCACGGCATCCATGAGTTCATGAACATCAAGACCATCTACGTGGCTTGA
- a CDS encoding ABC transporter permease subunit has product MSPRIAKGLGLGVLLLGFAFLYLPILLLMFYSFNSSRLAMVWAGFSTRAYSDLFADRALMDAMWTSLVVAFWTACTATVLGTLAAMVMTRFKRFRGKPLFGALVTAPLVMPDVILGFSLMALLASMGAIPGFPARGLTTIWIAHVTFTLCFVTVVVSSRLQEMDLSLEEAAMDLGASRLTVFGRITLPIIAPALVAGWLLAFTLSLDDVVVASFVATPGSTTLPMKVFASVRMGISPKINALATLLVSAVSIAAVIGWYINARAEKRRQRDLQLARQDNG; this is encoded by the coding sequence ATGAGCCCGCGTATTGCCAAGGGTCTGGGGCTGGGCGTGCTGCTGCTCGGCTTCGCGTTCCTGTACCTGCCGATCCTGCTGCTGATGTTCTACTCGTTCAACAGCTCGCGGCTGGCGATGGTCTGGGCCGGGTTTTCCACCCGCGCCTACAGCGACCTGTTCGCCGACCGCGCGCTGATGGACGCGATGTGGACCAGCCTGGTGGTGGCGTTCTGGACCGCCTGTACCGCTACCGTGTTGGGCACGCTGGCGGCGATGGTAATGACCCGCTTCAAGCGCTTCCGTGGCAAGCCGCTGTTCGGCGCGCTGGTCACCGCACCGCTGGTGATGCCGGATGTCATCCTCGGTTTCTCGCTGATGGCGTTGCTGGCCTCGATGGGCGCGATTCCCGGTTTCCCGGCGCGCGGCCTGACCACCATCTGGATCGCGCACGTCACCTTCACCCTGTGCTTCGTCACGGTGGTGGTGTCTTCGCGCCTGCAGGAAATGGACCTCTCGCTGGAGGAAGCGGCGATGGACCTGGGCGCGAGCCGGTTGACCGTGTTCGGCCGCATCACCCTGCCGATCATCGCGCCGGCGCTGGTGGCCGGTTGGTTGCTGGCCTTCACCCTGTCGCTGGATGACGTGGTGGTCGCCAGCTTCGTCGCCACGCCGGGCTCGACCACGCTGCCGATGAAGGTGTTCGCTTCGGTGCGCATGGGCATCAGCCCGAAGATCAACGCATTGGCCACGCTGCTGGTGTCGGCGGTGTCGATTGCCGCGGTGATTGGCTGGTACATCAATGCGCGAGCGGAAAAGCGCCGCCAGCGCGACCTGCAGCTGGCGCGGCAGGACAACGGCTGA
- a CDS encoding ABC transporter permease subunit, with the protein MSIAGLKRWLPGLRATVIGIPYLWLLLFFAVPFLIVLMISFSHSRVGSPPYTWLLQYVDGAFSLKLNLENYLALFRDSIYAQAFLSSIKIAAISTFLTLLIGYPMAYAIARLSPAARNVAMMLVVLPSWTSFLIRVYAWKAILDRNGLLDQFLQFTGLQSLMTSLGLPKLQLIDTPTAAYIGIVYCYLPFMVLPLYANLVKHDHRLLEAAYDLGAKPWQAFLRITLPLSKAGIIAGCMLVMIPAIGEFVIPEMLGGSETLMVGRQLWNEFFNNRNWPGASAMAVAMILLLLVPILLFNRSQQRLLEGKQA; encoded by the coding sequence ATGAGCATCGCTGGCCTGAAGCGCTGGCTGCCGGGGCTGCGTGCCACGGTGATCGGCATTCCGTACCTGTGGCTGCTGCTGTTCTTCGCAGTGCCGTTCCTGATCGTGCTGATGATCAGTTTCTCGCACAGCCGGGTCGGCTCGCCGCCGTACACCTGGCTGCTGCAGTACGTCGACGGCGCGTTTTCGCTGAAGCTGAACCTGGAAAACTACCTGGCGCTGTTCCGCGATTCGATCTACGCGCAGGCGTTCCTGAGCTCGATCAAGATCGCGGCGATCTCCACCTTCCTGACCCTGCTGATCGGCTACCCGATGGCCTATGCCATCGCCCGCCTGTCACCGGCCGCGCGCAACGTGGCGATGATGCTGGTGGTGCTGCCGTCGTGGACCTCGTTCCTGATCCGTGTGTACGCCTGGAAGGCGATCCTGGACCGCAACGGGCTGCTCGACCAGTTCCTGCAGTTCACCGGTCTGCAATCGCTGATGACCAGTCTGGGCCTGCCCAAGCTGCAGCTGATCGATACGCCGACCGCGGCCTACATCGGCATCGTCTACTGCTATCTTCCGTTCATGGTGCTGCCGCTGTACGCCAACCTGGTCAAGCATGACCACCGCCTGCTGGAAGCGGCCTACGACCTCGGCGCCAAACCGTGGCAGGCGTTCCTGCGCATCACGCTGCCGCTGTCCAAGGCCGGCATCATCGCCGGCTGCATGCTGGTGATGATCCCGGCCATCGGTGAATTCGTGATCCCGGAAATGCTGGGCGGCTCGGAGACGCTGATGGTCGGCCGCCAGCTGTGGAACGAGTTCTTCAACAACCGCAACTGGCCGGGCGCCTCGGCGATGGCGGTGGCGATGATCCTGTTGCTGCTGGTGCCGATCCTGCTGTTCAACCGTTCCCAGCAGCGCCTGCTGGAAGGGAAGCAGGCATGA